gaggcgggagtaaagttatgcagctggaggccgtagaactccaggagcccgcggaggaacggatggattggaaatccaagcccccttaataagtaagggacaaagcatacccactcccccatggatgggttgggaaagctctccgcttgctccccgccgttgtaagtggctagtccagctcgaacggggaccatatacgctggagggagaaacccctgggtctgtaactctactaattggctctgggggacggaacacttcttccaattgcttggcttagggctacgggagcgagaggaggagctgcgatggccggccatgatgggatggactttttccgggcgcgctccgatggatactcgctgtgggaggatggtgtgatctggatctgaggatccccgtctctttaaatagacgatttactcacatggttagggtggcaagtgtaaaaatgccccgacttctcgcattcgctcgacacgtggaggacagccattattaggcgcagaagccaaggagtgcaacattcatgggaagccggacactactcgacaggtactcagaatttggagaagaactcgccttgcaatgccgaagacaattttggcgccggactcatcatcattgaagcctggttcaggggctactgaggaagtcctggattagggggtcctcggacagccggactatatcctttggtcggactgttggactatgaagatacaagattgaagacttcgtcccgtgtccagctgggactctcctttgcgtggaaggcaagcttggcaattcggatatctagatctcctcccttgtaaccaactctgtgtaaccctagccccctccggtgtctatataaaccggagggtttagtccgtaggatgacaacaatcataatcataggctagcttctagggtttagcctctacgatctcgtggtagatcaactcttgtaatactcatatcatcaagatcaatcaagcaggaagtagggtattacctccaaccagagggcccaaacctgggtaaacattgtgtaccccgcctcctgttaccatccgccttagacgcacagttcgggaccccctacccgagatctgccggttttgacaccgacaccgaccaaggccgagatcgctcgattcaatagctccggtgatttatattctctccatggtgttccggtCGCTGCTCCTCCAACATCTATGGTGGCCTCTGTTGATCTGTGGCACCAACGTCTTGGCCATCCCAATAAAAATGGGTTATCCACACTTCTTAGTGAATTTTCAATACCTTGTAATAGAGACTCTCATAATTCTTCTATGTGCCAGTCATGTCAATTAGGAAAACATGTTcgccttccctttagttcctctcaaTCTTCTATTACTTTTCCTTTTGAATTACTTCATTGTGATATCTCGACATCACCAATAGAAAGTGTATCTGGTTTTAAGTATTATCTCATGATTCTTGATGATTTTACCCATTATGTTTGGACTTTTCCTTTACGCAACAAATCCGACGTTCATAATATATTTCATAACTTTCAGCGCTATATCTCGGTCCACTTTTTCCTCCCTATAAGATTCATCCAATGTGATAATGGTCGTGAATTTGACAACTTTAAAATCGAAATTTCTTTCTACAATATGGAATTCTCTTGCGTTTCTCTTGTCCTTATACCTCCCCTCAAAACGGCAATGCCGAGCGTTCTCTGCGTACTCTTAGTGACATCATTCACACTCTGCTTGTTCAATCTTTTATGCCTCCGAAGTTCTGGGCTAAGGCCCTCCACACGGCCACATATTTACTCAATATTTGTCCATCCAAAGTTAACCCACAAACTACTCCTTACTTCTCTTTATTTCTCTCTCATCCAAATTACTCCGACGTTCACGTCTTCGGTTGTCTTTGTTTCCCAAACTCCTACTCCACTTCTCCTAACAAACTTTCCCCGCGCTCTACCCCGTGTGTCCATCTAGGTTTTTCTGACGAGCACAAGGGGTATCGTTGTCTAGATCTTGTTAGTGGTCATGTTCATGTGTCTCGTCATGTAACATTCGCTGAAAACATTTTTCCCTTTTCCGAGCGTCAACAATTAGATCCCAACTCACCCACGCCGTCCACTAGTCCCCCTCGTCGCAATCATCTTTCCTTCTTTCACCCGCCGACCTATTCAGCGAAACCAGCCGAATCCTCTACCGCGGTAGCAGATCCTGCCACGACCACTTCTGTCATCACCTCTGTTCCGGCAGAGGCAAACCCATTACACTCTGTCGCGGCAGACCTCCTGCCGCCGCAGTCTTCACCGCCATctcccgcgtccgcttcctccactgcgccggacgtgtccaccacATCTTCCCCCACCCCTCCTGCTCATGCTATTCCCGTTCCAGCTCCTACTAACGATCTACCATGCGCACACGTGCCAAGTCCGGGTTTCGTTTACCTGCAAAAGATTGTCTCAATCTTCATGCATCTCTAtctccttcctctctacccaaATCTTACAAATCAGCTCTCCTAGATCCTAATTGGGCAGTAGCTATGAAAGATGAATATGATGCCCTTCTGCAGAATAACACATGGCAGTTAGTTCCTCGTCCTTCCAATACAAATATCGTTTCGGGCAAATGGGTTTTTCGCCATAAATTTAATTCTGATGGGAGTCTTGCACGTTATAAGGCTCGATGGGTATGCCGTGGTTACTCTCAGCAACACGAcatcgattatgatgagactttctctctagTTGTCAAGCCCAGCACTATTCGCACTATCCTTAGCATCGCCGTCTCTTCTtcctggccaattcatcaactagatgtcaaaaatgcttttcttcatggctctcttcaagaaacagtctattgtcaacaacctcttggcttcgaacattcctcctatcctaatcatgtttgtcttcttcaaaaatctctttatggtcttaaacaagcaccaCATGCCTGGTTCCAACGCTTTTCTACTTATGCTCAAACCATCGGTTTTACCCCTTCCCGTTCAGACACTTCACTCTTCACCTTTAATCACAACAACAACACTGCTTACcttcttttatatgttgatgatattatcctcacAGGTTCCTCACAACAATTTTTAGATCATATTATCTCTCTTCTTCGCCACGAATTCTCTATGACAGATTTAGGTCTTCTTCACCACTTCTTAGGTATTGTTGTTATTCGTGGCTCCTCTGGTCTTTTCTTGTCTCAACGTCAGTACACTCTGGATCTTCTttctcgtgctggtatgcttgattgTCAAACTTCCCGTACCCCTGTTGATACAGGTTCCAAACTCTCTGTCGATGGTGATTCTTTCTCTGATCCTTCTCTTTATCGTAGTCTTACCGGTGCACTTCAGTATCTTACTCTCACTCGTCCTGAAATTTCTTTTGTTGTCCAACAAGCTTGTTTATACATGCATGATCCTCGTATTCCACACTACAATCATGTCAAACATATTCTTCGGTATCTTAAAGGCACACTAGACTTAGGTCTTCATATCAACAACTCCTCTCCCACCTCCTTGACAgcttactctgatgcagactgggctggttgtccagaTACTCATAGGTCCACATCTggattttgtgtttttcttggtaacaatttgatttcttggtcttcaaaAAGGCAGGTTACGGTCTCCCGCTcgtctgctgaagctgagtaccgcGTTGTGGCTCATGCGGTTGCTGAGACTGTTTGGTTGCGCCAGTTGCTGTCAGAGCTGCACCGTCCTATTGAGCAAGCTACCATTGTTTACTGTGATAATATTTCAGCTGTCTACATGTCAGGGAATCAGGTTCAACACCGtcgcaccaagcatattgagatcgacATTCATTTTGTTCGAGACAAGGTGGCTCTCGGTCAAGTTCGCGTTCTCCACGTGCCTACTTCTGCTCAGTTTGCTGATATCTTTACTAAAGGCCTGGCGACTACTCCATTTCAAGACAttcgtttcagtctcaacgtcgtcgagcctaccgttgacactgcggggggatgttagaatacaacttgtatTAGGATTAAGACTCCTACTCGGTTTGTAATAAGGCTAGGTCAGGTGCGGCTTGGCTCTTATATATACTTCTTGTACCAGCACAATATTGTatcaacaattattcaatacaattctacagtttccttcttggaggcgtcgctTTTGAAGAACCTCTTATGTAGTCAGTGtgttgtctttggtggtggttagaGTGTTGCTGTTGCAGTGTTTCATCATTGCAACGGGTTCTTTCTTTCTATATttatctctcttttatttttgttattggttgtgtgcatccttgaTGTCTTTTGATGTCTTGCTGATGCAAAGGATGGGTGTAATTGGTATtttcgcgatattaatatattccttTTATCGAAAAATCAATCATGTTCACCTCTTTAGAATTTTCAGATGATTTTCAAACCCCTGGTTTCCGCTCAAGTACTTGAGCAAGACAATGAGATGAAAGATTTAGTTCTTCAAACATACAATCCTCATGCCAAGGATAAATGGAACTATAAGTGGGTTGTAACTGGGTACTCCTCAACAATGTACGACTCTACGAAAGGGAAATATGTTGCCAACATTATTTTCTTGGAAAAGTGACAACAGAATTAGGCATAAAATATACGTATTTTTTTGGCTGCTTCTGGATGACAGAGTCAACACTAGAAATATGCTGAAAAGGAAGACATTCTACTTTGAGTGCTATGATTGTGTTTTCTGCAATGAACAAGCTGAAGAGACCTCAATGCACCTCTTTTGGGATTGCACATTCACTCGGGACAGCTGGCTGGGACCCTATTGCCCAATAAAAGAAGAGGGATATCCATCTTTGAAGAAGTAATTTAATCCTCTCTTGATTTCCCTAAAACAGTTAGCCATGGATATAACAATTTTGGGATGCTGGAATATTTGGAATCAGAGAAATGGAAAAACAAATAGAAATGAAGTACCAAGTGTTAAACACCCAGAAACATTTACACAAACAAGATCTAATGCTTCTGAGACATAGAGTAAAAAGCAAGAATGCAGGGTGTTTGCATGGCTGGATTGACACCCATATGTGATGCTGGTGTCTCCTTTTGTGATCTCTTAATCTGATTCCTATGTTTCCTAGAGCTGGTATTTTCTTCGAGGGGTCCTAGAGCCGGTATAGGATAGGCcatttgtttggtttttctttttgctTGTAAATATGTAGTAGTTTATTTAATTAATGTATGAAAATACCTAGAACAATTTCTACACTTCTAGGCTTCAAAAGAAAAagatagatggatggatagatAATGTCTATCCACTGTTATGCTTGAATAGATACATCACTTTCGTTTGCCAGAGCTTATCTGGCTTGATCCACGTCACACACGACGATCATGTAAATGTAATGGGAGCGATGATGGTGACAACGACCACGGATCCATGGCACCACACCAATTTACTAATTTACACTTGAATTGATTGAGAATGACCGGCCACTTGAACAAGATTCTTTTTAGTTTCCCCTTTTATCGATCAACAAAGCAGCTCAAGCCATCTGCATAACCAAGTACTAGTAGATCACGTTGATTGCTCTTACGcacccggagggggggggggggggggggggtaatgctACACATACATAGGTTTACGAGGGGTTTAGATGCAGGTGGATTTCGATTGAAGATTGAAGAGGGAGGGAGGGCACCCCGGTGAAAATCGAGGGGAGAGAGGTTAGTTAGAAAGAAAAAATCTTAGTCAGTGCGTAATTGCGTGTAACTCTTTGTACGTTTAGCATTATTGGGGTGGGAGGAGGGGGGTATGTTTCGAAATTCCAAATGACCCAGGACTGTTTACAGAGTTGATGATGCTGAAGGATTATTATGGTGATGCTAGTTCGACAGCCATCGCCAGACAATCAGAAACCATGCAACATACTCTAATTCTTAGAAAGGAAATGACCAACTCTAATTCTTCGTAGCAGCttaggccctccactatgtagcgGTGCCAAAACTCTGCAAAAGTATACCAAGCCCATGTCGATGCCAGATGAAGAAGTTTTAGCACCGCCCACACTATGTGAAAGAATTTGGCATTCAATGAAGCTAGGGCCCATGTACATAAACTACTATATATCAGCCCATCTCACCCTACTAGCAGCGTCCTGGTTCCTAGCTCGTTGCCAGCTCTTTGCGTTAGAAGGACGGCCGGCGCGCTTAATTTACTCTGCAGATGGATTTGGCACCGGAGCAAGTAGATGCTCCGGTTCTCTAAAATTTTGTTATGGCACCTGCTAGGCAATGGAGGGCACCGGTGCCAAATGAAGTAAAAGTGATTTTGGCACCGATTTTagcctacatagtggaaggccttaTCATATGAAACATATGAAGCAATCCAGGACTGATATAACCGGGGAAAGAAAAGGCTACAACATGTGACATAACTTCCATAGTTCCATACCATTTGCCAACCAACCACTCTTGGTTCGGCATTTCATTtccagggattcaaacccgtcggTTTCGGCGGGGATCGCTCTGTTCAAGGATACCTTAAGGCCACCCCCGCGAAAATTAGAGGGGCCTTACAAGCAGCAGAAACGAAAAACGACAGTGGCACGCGGATCAAATCTACACATCGGAAAAGCTTGCAATGTACAACTGGGCCTATTGCAGCAGTGGGTATGATGAACCTGAAACTGCAGAAGCTGTTATCACCTCACCCTGCATGCTGGCACGGCAGGGGAGCACTTGGGGTTGGGAATGGCCCTGCAGTGGACGCTGTTTCCGGTCAGGCCGCGGCGAACTCTATAGTCAGGGAGGCCGCCGGCTTGAACAACGGCTCCATCGCTCCCACCGCCACTCTGCAATGGCTCGAGCGTCTCTACGACATCGCTCATCAGGGGCCTGGCCTTGGGGTTCTGGCTCAGACAGTAGTATGCAAGGCTGCAGGCCTTGTGAGCTGCTCTCACTGAATACTGTCCCTCCAGTTTTGGGTCGATGATTTGGTGAAGCCGCCTCTTGTCGCTCAGCTTGGGGCGAACCCAGTCAACTAGGCTGTGCTCCCTGCTTGCCCTGGATTTGTCGATGGACTTCCGCCCTGTCAGGAGCTCCAGAAGGACCACACCAAAGCTGTAGACATCACTTCTAGCTGTCAAGTGACCTGTCCAGTAGGTATATTCATGAGGTTGCCAGGAGAGACAAAAAAGTTACATGCATTTTTCCTATCGCATCAAAAAATATTTTTTACAAGGTAAAAAAATTATTCCACACCAAATAAAACCAATACATGGTATATTTGTGTGTGATCTCAGATCATGTAGTTGCTCTGGTGACTGGCTAATATGACACCAAGAAGCTCATATCCAAACAGTTTGCCAGTAATGGCATGATGGCATCATTAAGCGAATTTATTTACCAAAGAAATTGTTGGAAAATGAGGGTAATACCAGTCATCACATATTCAGGGGCGGCATAACCATATGTTCCCATCACCCGTGTTGATACATGGGTCTCATCACCTTCTGGGCCAGCTTTTGCCAGGCCAAAGTCTGACAGTTTAGCAGTATAATCCTGTGGCAATGTAAATAAGAGGCAAATGTCATTATCACAAACAATTAGGTATTTCTGATGGATATGCAAAGAactgagaagaaaaaaagaagcatAGGCAAGTAGCCAAGTATGAACACTCAACAGAGTCCAGCAGAATATTTGAGGTCTTGAAATCCCTGTAGATAACAGGCCTTTCAGCATTGTGGAGACAAGCCAACCCTTTGGCAGCTCCCAGTGCAATAGACATCCTAGTTGCCCAGGGTAACGGAGTAGCTGTCTCTGAGGGGGGAAACAAGAGAAGGAGTCAGCAAAACTTTTTTCGCTGTTTCATATACAAGTTTAATCCAAAATATAAATATAGCTCATACAATAGGAGAAAGAATAAACTAATAGGCAATTTTTGCAATTTGGATATAGCTCGTAAATAAATTTTCAACAGATACACAACAAACAGACCAGATTCAGGCTTCAGCTGCAGAAGTGAAGCACTGGCAGTTACATGTGGAAATTACTAGTTTACTGGATAATCTCTAACACAAATGCTGATGATTAAGTTCAAATCCTGAACTGAGTCTACCAGTATCTGTTTCCAACAAGCCGAAGCTGATTTTATATGCCAAGCAGAACTTATTAAGCTATTCTAGATCAGGGAAGATACAGAGAACTGGGCATTGCTCACTTGGCTACATGAGTGAGTGTATAAAAATGCCTAATGctacatggcaatgaaaagttacATCACACCGGTATACTGACAAGAAAATAATATACTTCTATTATCCACGTTGTGGTCATCATGACGATGGTATTGATGGCATTAGAGAAAGAATCGGGGGAATATATGTAAAGATATGGCGCCACAGAAATTCTTTTATGATATCATGTGAGCTGCCAAGAGTAGTAGAGTATTACTTCGAAACAAGTGGTTTTCCAGACTTCCTCGAAACATGAACTCATAGACAAGCAGCCTGTGGTCATCTTCACAGCAATATCCAATCAACTTTACTAGGTTTGGATGTTTTAGCTGCCCCAAGAAATTAACCTCAGTCTGACAAAGAAATAAAAAATGAGTAACACATTGAGAACTTTTtagcaaaagaaaaacaaagaaattaCTTAACAGGGTAATAATATGACCAAAGCCATTGAACACGGTTGCTAAAAAATAATATGATAACCCTGGCATCGTTCTTCATAGTTACATAGGAAATCAGTCTCTCTGGTTGGTGTTGTTGCTTGTGCTGACCATAGCACTATTATGTTTCCAAATGCAATACACGACAATGAATGCATGATTTTAGTAACTACAAGCATGACTCAGGGGCTACGCTTATATCATTCACATGCACGATAAAAATAACCTTTCTCAACTTACGAATTTTCCAGTTTCCACATTCTGAGTAAATTAGTTAACAGTAATACATCAACTACTCTCAATTAAATGTATACTAAATAAAATGTGTTTTTGTCATTATTTTCATTTTAGCTTATAGAGAATTATCCTGACCAGGCATGCTAATTTGCATGATATTAAGAAAATTAAATGTGCACGgagttctcaataaggtttcttaTTATGTGCTGGTGCTGCAACACATAACATGCATAACTAAATATATCATAGTTCTTGTAATAATCATTAATTTTCAGCATGTCAATGTACATCGTAAACACTATCAGGCATGACAAAACGGAATAACTTGGTTACTCACGAGCCATTCTCTGTGCCCTTGATGTCCATCTTTGTTGAGCACCTTGACGGCAACAGGCAGTGATTTCAGGCCAACCCTGACATTCTCATCTATGTAACCCTTGTAAACAGTCCCAAAGCCTCCTTCTCCAAGAACATAATCGGCCCGAAAGCTCTTTGTGATTGTTTCAAGCTCAAACAACGTGAATGCAATCACATTGTTGTATATGGAAATGTTCTTGGCATCTTCGATTTTCCTAGGTGTTGGAGGGTCACTCACATCTGATGAGGTGCGGGTGTGCTTCCTATCTGCAAGAGCATTCTTGTCGGACTGTTGTAACAAGTGGACTTGCTGAACTGAAAACATAGCATTGCAATGACAGAAAAATAAGTTCATGTTAGTGCCATTTATGCATCAGTCGGATAAACTAAAAACAGACTATCACATTAAAAAGGGTAAAGCATTACAGATCTAATACTTAGTTTCATAAAGAAATCATAAACCATGGAATTCAAGAAAAAAATCTTGAACTCACTCATGTAGTACATAGAGCTGAGTCAAGGTGATTAGTTTGAAAATTACAGAGGGATTGGATTATCAGCAATATTATTATTTTGACAGGCATAATTAAAGAGAGAAGAAAGACAGTTAAGTCTCATTCCCAAGCGCATCAACTTTCTACATTAGCAACTCTGTAAATTGTAAAAGTAACATGAAGACAAGTGAAATGAGAGCAGGCCATTGAATGCTGGCTTGGACTATGTTTCTGAGTataataagagagagagagaaaagattGCACACGCGCAAATTAGTTACAGCAAGGGGTAAACAGGACCACCAGATCTACCACACAGTTGCAGATTGCTTTTTAAAAAGGCAACTTGGTACTAGAAGAGATTATGTTAACCCAACGTGCAGGATCATGGCTTTCTTTTTTCTGAAAATCTGAAAGTCAACAGTACAGAGTTAGGGAGGGAGCACAGAGATTGCTGCAGCCTCCAGTTCCACTGGGGCAAGGGCCTGTAAATATTTTTTTCCCAATAAGCTCAATGAAGCAGGATTTATGATGCAAGAACCAAGAAGATGAGGAAGGAGAGATGGATGGCAACTTGGGCAGCAAATGCAGGAGGCAAGAAGCCACGGTTGAACAAAAGTTGATACTCATATCAGAGGAGAGAAATCAAATGGGGATTCAAGACACCACAGTTCAACAAAAAAGAAGATAAAATTGGAGCAAAAAATGCAGATTCTATACCAAAGTCCCCCGTTCGAATACAGAAGAAATATTTAGTCAGGCCGAAAGTTTAGATTTCAATCAATCAAAACCCTCATCCGCAGTGCCGATTCGGGCAAGCCCTAGAAGAAAGAAAGTCCGAACTGGCCACACAAGTCACCAGGCGGAAGATCCTAATAAACCGTACGCCGTCACAAAAATCGAAGCAAAGAACGTTCTTCCGGCGATTCCACCAGGAATTCCATAACGCGGACCTCAGCACCCACCGGCCCCAAAGCAAGCATCGGCGAGAAATCCCCAACCCGGCGTCGGGAAGGGTGGCTAAGGAGGAACAAGCAAGGACCTTGCGCGTGCGCGGCGACGACGGCATTCTCCTCCCGCGTGCCGCAGTTCCCCATCTCCCCCCTCCTCGTCTCGCTTGCGGTGTGGCGGTTGGCGGGGCTCTTGTTCCTCTGCCGGCGGTGGCCCAGCCTCTCATCTCATCCTCGGCGGGCGAGCGAGCTTCATCcttgaggagaggagaggagagaagagaggaagCGGAGAGGTGTGTCCTCTGGGGAGCAGCGGAGCGGATGACTGTGCGAAACAGGAGCCGGCAGGAAGGGGAGGCACCGGCGGCAGAGCCTTAACCGTTACTCACTTGTGACGAGTGACAGACAGGACTGATGAGTGATGGGAGAGGGGTGCTGGCCGTGGCCGTGCCTGTGCCTGTGCCTGTGGCTGTCCTCAAAAAGTACCACCGCCATTTCACTTCATTTCCATCTTGACATTTTTCCAGAGAACCTCATAATTAGTTGGCGGTAGCTCGCTTTTCATATTGCTGAACTTTTTTTACAGCCAATGTGGCACCGGTATGGagaaaaaacttcaaaaattaatacCGGGGGATGCAAAATTAGTCTCCATCGTAGAAACAGGGTCCGTAAACAGTTGACTTCGTGGATTTGTTTGGGAATCCGGCACCGTGTGGTACAAATGTACGAACCATGAACAGGCGGATCCACCGCCTGCCAAAGATTCCTCTTGCTACGGAACAATTCTTTCACGAGTGAACAATGCTCATGGACTTGgactaaaaaagagagagaagagatttGATGGTTTACCGTTCTTTGCGAGTTAACAATGATGATTTACCTACCATTTCAACACACAATCTTATCTGTTTCCcgtctcaaaacaaaaggtgctgcGCTGGAATCACATTACGTGGCTTTGGGGAATCCAGCTACAGGAGAAACAGGGAAGGCAGAGCTCTTCCCCTTTTCACGCGACGCTTTGATCTTACATAAGTAAATT
This window of the Triticum aestivum cultivar Chinese Spring chromosome 5D, IWGSC CS RefSeq v2.1, whole genome shotgun sequence genome carries:
- the LOC123120388 gene encoding probable serine/threonine-protein kinase PBL8, producing MGNCGTREENAVVAAHAQVQQVHLLQQSDKNALADRKHTRTSSDVSDPPTPRKIEDAKNISIYNNVIAFTLFELETITKSFRADYVLGEGGFGTVYKGYIDENVRVGLKSLPVAVKVLNKDGHQGHREWLTEVNFLGQLKHPNLVKLIGYCCEDDHRLLVYEFMFRGSLENHLFRKTATPLPWATRMSIALGAAKGLACLHNAERPVIYRDFKTSNILLDSDYTAKLSDFGLAKAGPEGDETHVSTRVMGTYGYAAPEYVMTGHLTARSDVYSFGVVLLELLTGRKSIDKSRASREHSLVDWVRPKLSDKRRLHQIIDPKLEGQYSVRAAHKACSLAYYCLSQNPKARPLMSDVVETLEPLQSGGGSDGAVVQAGGLPDYRVRRGLTGNSVHCRAIPNPKCSPAVPACRVR